In a genomic window of Muntiacus reevesi chromosome 1, mMunRee1.1, whole genome shotgun sequence:
- the LOC136157902 gene encoding olfactory receptor 2T27, which translates to MEWSNYSMYADFVLLGLFSNTRFPWLLFAFIVLVFVISVASNTMMIILIHLDSRLHTPMYFLLSQLSIMDILYISTIVPKMLVDQMVDQRAISFAGCTAQHFLYLTLAGAEFFLLGLMSYDRYVAICHPLRYPVLMNRKVCLLIVVAAWLGGSIDGFLLTPVTMQFPFCASREINHFFCEVPALLKLSCMDTSAYETAMYVCCIMMLLIPFSVISASYTRILITVYRMKEAEGRQKAVATCSSHMVVVSLFYGAAMYTYVLPHSYHTPEQDKAVSAFYTILTPLLNPLIYSLRNKDVTGALQKALGRCLSSGR; encoded by the coding sequence ATGGAGTGGAGCAATTATTCCATGTATGCCGACTTTGTCCTCTTGGGCTTGTTCAGCAACACACGTTTCCCCTggcttctctttgcttttatcGTCCTGGTATTTGTCATCTCAGTAGCCAGCAACACCATGATGATCATTCTCATCCACCTGGACTCCCGCCTCCACACTCCCATGTACTTCCTGCTCAGCCAGCTTTCGATCATGGATATCTTGTACATTTCCACCATTGTGCCCAAGATGCTGGTTGACCAAATGGTAGACCAAAGGGCCATTTCCTTTGCAGGATGCACTGCCCAGCACTTTCTCTATTTGACCTTGGCAGGAGCTGAGTTCTTCCTTCTAGGACTCAtgtcctatgaccgctatgttgcCATCTGCCATCCTCTGCGCTATCCTGTCCTTATGAACCGCAAAGTCTGCTTGTTGATTGTggtggcagcctggctgggagggtcCATTGATGGCTTCTTACTTACACCAGTCACCATGCAGTTCCCTTTCTGTGCTTCTCGGGAAATAAATCACTTCTTCTGTGAGGTACCTGCTCTTCTGAAGCTCTCCTGTATGGATACATCAGCCTATGAGACAGCCATGTATGTCTGCTGCATCATGATGCTCCTCATTCCTTTCTCTGTCATCTCAGCCTCTTACACAAGGATTCTCATTACTGTTTACAGAATGAAAGAGGCAGAAGGGAGGCAAAAGGcagtggccacttgctcctcACACATGGTAGTTGTCAGTCTCTTTTATGGGGCTGCCATGTACACCTATGTGCTACCTCACTCTTACCATACTCCTGAGCAGGACAAGGCTGTGTCTGCCTTCTACACTATCCTTACTCCCCTGCTCAACCCACTTATTTACAGCCTCAGGAACAAAGACGTCACAGGGGCCCTACAGAAAGCTCTGGGAAGGTGCTTATCCTCAGGAAGGTAA
- the LOC136157908 gene encoding olfactory receptor 2T2 yields the protein MEMVLQNSTDFILLGLITHPTFPGFIFAVVFSIFLVAVTANMVMILLIHTDSHLHTPMYFLLSQLSIMDTVYICITVPKMLQDLLSKEKTISFLGCALQIFLYLTLIGGEFFLLGLMAYDRYVAVCNPLRYPLLMNRRICLFMVVGSWVGGSLDGFMLTPFTMSFPYCGSREINHFFCEIPAVLKLSCIDTSLYQTLMYACCVLMLLIPISIISVSYTRILLTVHRMKSAEGRRKAFATCSSHIMVVIIFYGAAFYTNVLPQSYHTPEKDKIVSAFYTILTPMLNPLIYSLRNKDVATALRRIQGRCTYSQKVRAGDVSKKY from the coding sequence ATGGAGATGGTTCTTCAAAATTCCACTGACTTCATCCTCTTGGGCCTCATCACACATCCCACATTCCCTGGATTTATCTTTGCAGTGGTCTTCTCCATCTTTCTGGTGGCTGTAACAGCCAACATGGTCATGATTCTGCTCATTCATACAGATTCCCACCTCCACACGCCCATGTACTTCCTGCTTAGCCAACTGTCCATCATGGACACTGTCTACATCTGCATCACTGTCCCCAAGATGTTGCAAGACCTCTTGTCCAAGGAAAAGACCATCTCCTTCCTGGGCTGTGCACTTCAGATCTTCCTCTACCTGACCCTGATTGGAGGGGAATTCTTCTTGCTGGGCCTCATGGCCTATGACAGGTATGTGGCTGTGTGCAATCCTCTTCGATATCCTCTCCTCATGAACCGCAGGATTTGCTTGTTTATGGTGGTGGGTTCCTGGGTTGGTGGCTCCTTGGATGGGTTCATGCTGACTCCCTTTACCATGAGCTTCCCTTACTGTGGGTCCCGAGAGATCAATCACTTTTTCTGTGAGATCCCAGCAGTACTGAAGCTGTCCTGTATTGACACATCGCTCTACCAGACCCTGATGTATGCCTGCTGTGTGCTGATGCTGCTCATCCCTATATCCATCATCTCTGTTTCCTACACACGCATCCTGCTCACAGTGCATCGGATGAAATCTGCTGAGGGCCGGCGCAAAGCATTTGCTACCTGTTCATCCCATATTATGGTGGTGATCATTTTCTATGGGGCAGCCTTCTACACCAATGTGCTGCCCCAATCATATCACACACCAGAGAAAGACAAGATTGTATCCGCCTTTTACACCATCCTCACTCCAATGCTCAACCCACTCATCTACAGCTTGAGAAATAAAGATGTGGCTACAGCTCTAAGGAGAATACAGGGGAGATGTACATACTCCCAGAAAGTCAGAGCAGGGGATGTGTCCAAGAAATACTAG